The following coding sequences are from one Loxodonta africana isolate mLoxAfr1 chromosome 18, mLoxAfr1.hap2, whole genome shotgun sequence window:
- the LOC100675207 gene encoding acid-sensing ion channel 2-like yields MDLKESPSEGSLQPSSIQIFANTSTLHGIRHIFVYGPLTIRRVLWAMAFVGSLGLLLVESSERVSYYFSYQHVTKVDEVVAQSLVFPAVTLCNLNGFRFSRLTTNDLYHAGELLALLDVNLQIPDPHLADPTVLEALRQKANFKHYKPKQFSMLEFLHRVGHDLKDMMLYCKFKGQECGHQDFTTKWHQALHPVGWAGVEAAREWGVGPQAACMALVALGVCWSR; encoded by the exons ATGGACCTCAAGGAGAGCCCCAGCGAAGGCAGCCTGCAGCCCTCCAGCATCCAGATCTTTGCCAACACCTCCACCCTCCATGGCATCCGCCACATCTTCGTGTATGGGCCGCTGACCATCCGGCGTGTGCTCTGGGCCATGGCCTTCGTGGGTTCCCTGGGCCTGCTGCTGGTGGAGAGCTCGGAGAGGGTGTCCTACTACTTCTCTTACCAGCATGTCACCAAGGTGGATGAGGTGGTGGCCCAGAGCCTGGTCTTCCCAGCTGTGACCCTCTGCAACCTGAATGGTTTCCGGTTCTCCAGGCTCACCACCAATGACCTGTACCATGCTGGAGAGCTGCTTGCCCTGCTCGATGTCAACCTGCAGATCCCAGACCCACACCTGGCTGACCCCACGGTGCTGGaggccctgaggcagaaggccAACTTCAAACACTACAAACCCAAGCAGTTCAGCATGCTGGAGTTCCTGCATCGCGTGGGCCATGACCTGAAGGATATGATGCTCTACTGCAAGTTCAAAGGGCAGGAGTGTGGCCACCAAGACTTCACCACA AAGTGGCATCAGGCACTGCATCCTGTGGGCTGGGCAGGAGTTGAAGCTGCCAGAGAATGGGGTGTGGGGCCCCAGGCAGCCTGCATGGCTCTAGTGGCTTTGGGAGTTTGCTGGAGCAGGTGA